The Gemmatimonadaceae bacterium genome has a window encoding:
- a CDS encoding methyltransferase domain-containing protein yields the protein MHSQARYYDLLAWLLTLGREPGFRARLADLARLEPGETVLDVGCGTGTLAIVAKRRVGAAGTVRGIDASPEMIDQARRKAMKAGIDVVFQTGIVEALPFPDAQFDVVLSTLMLHHLPGPVRQQCAREMRRVLKPGGRVLAVDFATPAGQRKGLLARFHRHGHLALRDMTELLAESGVRVVESGSVGVGDLHFALATAPGIRDDDLQDRQAHTSRSLESLPTPRWMFAVLIVALVAGHGIVLRLASTRLALSAVAIAGIIGLLVVTHSRFAGVAQTLFRRRSQQ from the coding sequence ATGCACTCACAGGCCCGATACTACGATCTGCTTGCGTGGCTCCTGACGCTCGGTCGTGAGCCGGGATTCCGCGCGCGGTTGGCCGATCTGGCGCGCCTGGAACCGGGCGAGACGGTTCTCGACGTGGGCTGCGGCACAGGCACACTGGCAATCGTGGCCAAGCGTCGCGTCGGCGCGGCAGGCACGGTTCGCGGCATCGACGCGTCGCCGGAGATGATCGACCAAGCGAGGCGAAAGGCGATGAAGGCCGGCATCGACGTGGTGTTTCAAACAGGAATCGTGGAAGCGCTTCCCTTTCCCGACGCACAGTTCGACGTCGTCCTGAGCACGCTGATGTTGCATCATCTCCCCGGGCCTGTCCGCCAGCAATGCGCTCGCGAGATGCGCCGGGTGCTCAAACCCGGGGGACGCGTGCTAGCCGTCGATTTTGCAACACCGGCCGGACAGCGAAAGGGCCTGCTTGCCCGCTTCCATCGGCATGGTCATCTCGCTCTTCGCGACATGACCGAGCTGCTGGCTGAATCGGGCGTGAGGGTCGTAGAGAGCGGCTCGGTGGGAGTCGGTGACCTGCACTTCGCCCTCGCCACGGCGCCTGGCATTCGTGACGACGATCTGCAGGATCGACAGGCGCATACGTCCAGATCTCTTGAGTCTCTCCCGACTCCACGTTGGATGTTCGCGGTGCTGATTGTCGCCCTCGTTGCCGGTCACGGGATTGTCCTTCGCCTTGCTTCGACGCGGCTGGCGCTGTCGGCCGTCGCAATCGCGGGAATCATTGGCCTTCTCGTCGTGACACACTCCCGGTTCGCCGGCGTGGCCCAGACTCTCTTCCGACGCCGCTCTCAGCAATGA
- a CDS encoding TetR/AcrR family transcriptional regulator, with product MKEILARANVGRSTFYVHFRGKDELLESAIREMLRTGEVSSPMESAGPADRILRLSLLLFEHIERQRQASDSSLDTQGKAVVHEHLERVLAELVADYLECVSRRQGSVHDVPADLLARYVASTFMLVLNWWVESKDPFTSRKVNDMFRALVFRSVTESLA from the coding sequence GTGAAGGAGATTCTGGCGCGGGCCAATGTCGGGCGGTCGACCTTCTACGTTCACTTTCGCGGCAAGGACGAGCTGCTCGAAAGCGCGATCCGCGAAATGCTTCGCACGGGCGAGGTGAGCTCCCCGATGGAATCGGCCGGCCCGGCGGACAGGATTCTTCGACTCAGCCTACTCCTGTTCGAACACATCGAACGGCAACGGCAGGCCAGCGATTCCTCACTGGACACGCAGGGGAAGGCAGTGGTTCACGAGCACCTCGAGCGGGTGTTGGCCGAGCTGGTCGCTGACTACCTGGAATGCGTTAGTCGGCGTCAAGGGAGCGTACACGACGTACCGGCCGATCTTCTCGCCCGGTATGTGGCATCGACCTTCATGCTCGTGTTGAACTGGTGGGTGGAGAGCAAGGATCCGTTCACCTCGAGAAAGGTGAACGACATGTTTAGAGCGCTGGTCTTTCGCTCAGTGACCGAATCCCTGGCGTAG
- a CDS encoding ABC transporter ATP-binding protein produces the protein MQLHIRNISKTYPNGVQALKEVTLTIPAGMYGLLGPNGAGKSTLMRIIATLQEPDTGTIHLGDIDVVQQKDKVRQTLGYLPQEFGVYPKVSAEDLLDHFALLRGIAERRERREVVEALLRQTNLWEVRKQKLGGYSGGMKQRFGVAIALIGNPRLLIVDEPTAGLDPSERVRFLNLLSALGENSVVLLSTHIVEDVSELCTKMAIIDEGEILLEAEPLRAVDDLIGRIWRRVVSKEELSEVERDHAVISTKLLSGRTLVHVFNDTAPGPGFVPAEPDLKDVYFSTMAGHIGRRREQPEPQAKS, from the coding sequence ATGCAACTCCACATCCGCAACATCTCCAAGACGTACCCGAACGGCGTGCAAGCGCTGAAGGAGGTAACTCTCACCATCCCGGCGGGAATGTACGGCCTGCTTGGGCCCAACGGCGCGGGCAAGTCCACGCTCATGCGCATCATCGCCACACTCCAGGAGCCGGACACCGGCACCATTCACCTGGGCGACATCGACGTCGTGCAGCAGAAGGACAAAGTGCGGCAAACGCTCGGCTACCTGCCCCAGGAGTTCGGCGTCTACCCAAAGGTGAGTGCGGAGGACCTGCTCGATCACTTCGCGCTGCTCAGGGGCATCGCCGAGCGCCGGGAGCGCAGGGAGGTCGTAGAGGCGCTCCTCCGGCAGACGAACTTGTGGGAGGTACGAAAGCAGAAGCTCGGCGGCTACTCGGGCGGCATGAAGCAGCGCTTCGGAGTCGCCATCGCCCTCATCGGCAATCCCAGGCTTCTCATCGTCGACGAGCCGACGGCCGGCCTCGACCCGTCCGAGCGCGTGCGATTCCTGAACCTGTTGAGCGCGCTGGGCGAGAACAGCGTCGTCCTCCTGTCCACGCACATTGTCGAGGACGTGAGTGAGCTGTGCACAAAGATGGCAATCATCGACGAAGGGGAGATTCTGCTCGAGGCCGAGCCGCTGCGCGCAGTCGACGACCTCATTGGCCGCATCTGGCGCCGCGTGGTCTCGAAAGAAGAGCTCTCTGAGGTGGAACGAGACCACGCGGTGATCTCCACCAAGCTCCTTTCCGGGCGCACCCTCGTGCACGTTTTCAACGACACGGCGCCGGGCCCCGGCTTCGTACCCGCCGAGCCCGACCTCAAGGATGTCTACTTCAGCACGATGGCGGGTCACATCGGCCGGCGCCGTGAGCAGCCGGAGCCGCAGGCAAAGTCATGA
- a CDS encoding ferritin-like domain-containing protein, which yields MPSCASTPASPASGITDVDIFNFALNLESLETEYYLRGTTERGMDAADAGGNPGAVTGGKMVPWQNSDLREFMEEVAQNELAHVRFYRRVLGSQAVSRPAIDIAGGFAGAAKAAGLGDNFDPFASEMNFYLGGMLMEDVGVTAYHGAVPLLTSKANLDAAAGILAVEAYHMGMARSTLYRMGTQARNAANSISDARDSLDGPADLDQGIAMGGRANIVPSNADGIAFSRTPQQVLRIVYLTDRAGVSGGGIFPNGMNGPLRTT from the coding sequence GTGCCGTCCTGCGCCTCAACGCCAGCAAGCCCCGCGAGCGGGATCACGGATGTCGACATCTTCAACTTCGCCCTCAATCTAGAGTCTCTTGAAACCGAGTACTACCTCAGGGGAACCACCGAGCGTGGAATGGACGCCGCCGATGCCGGTGGGAATCCGGGCGCGGTTACAGGGGGAAAAATGGTTCCCTGGCAAAACAGCGACCTGCGGGAATTCATGGAAGAGGTCGCCCAGAATGAACTGGCACATGTGCGTTTTTACCGGCGCGTGCTCGGCAGCCAGGCAGTGAGTCGTCCAGCTATTGATATCGCAGGTGGTTTTGCCGGAGCGGCGAAAGCTGCGGGACTTGGGGATAATTTCGATCCTTTCGCCAGCGAGATGAACTTCTACCTGGGCGGGATGCTGATGGAAGACGTGGGTGTCACCGCGTATCATGGCGCGGTACCTCTTCTGACCAGCAAGGCCAACCTCGATGCGGCGGCTGGAATTCTGGCGGTAGAAGCCTATCACATGGGCATGGCGCGATCGACGCTGTATCGGATGGGCACCCAGGCACGCAACGCGGCTAATTCGATCTCAGACGCGAGAGACTCATTGGACGGCCCGGCGGATCTCGATCAGGGAATCGCCATGGGCGGGCGCGCTAATATCGTTCCGTCGAACGCAGACGGTATAGCGTTCAGTCGTACTCCGCAGCAGGTGCTGCGGATCGTTTACCTCACTGACCGGGCGGGCGTCTCAGGCGGCGGAATTTTCCCAAACGGTATGAACGGACCATTGCGGACAACATGA
- a CDS encoding efflux RND transporter permease subunit — protein MLNKLIAWSLKNRVMVLAAATLALIAGGWTAYRMPVDVFPDLTAPTVTILTEAPGMAPEEVEALVSFPIETAVNGATGVRRVRSSTAQGISVVWVEFDWGMEIFRARQIVSEKLQTVASALPTGVAAPLLAPVSSVMGEIMMIGLSGPQSPQDIRTVADWTIRRRLLAVPGVAQVVPIGGEVRQYQVLPEPARMMSAGVTLDEILRAAEGSNQNASGGVYMAQGQEYVIRGIGRVQSADDIAKTVVAVKGGIPVLLGQVADVRIGAASKYGDGSVNARPAVVLAVQKQPGANTLELTRRIESELSGMERTLPKGMKVHSDLFRQADFISVAIENVIAALRDGAVFVVIILFLFLWNLRATAISIVAIPLSLMVAIFAMKMLGITINTMTLGGMAIAIGALVDDAIIDVENVFRRLKENHHLPPGERRPVLTVVYEASREIQASILNATLIIIVVFLPLFFLGGVEGRLLRPLGFAYVVSILASLFVAVTVTPVLCSYLLPNAKAVRDESESRVVTWLKQHYSGILEKVLSHPKRVLWGAVGALGVTLAALPFLGSAFLPEFNEGALTVSVVTVPGTSLEEANGIGRRVEQILLANESVDNTDRRQGRAELDEHAQGVNAAEIDVTLKEEIDKEKLFEDLRNEFSVLPGTNVTIGQPIGHRIDHMLSGTRANIAVKIFGSDLYRLRLVGAQVRDVMQGVEGVADLQLEQQMDVPQLRIRADRTALAQYGMSVGNLAEAIDVAFNGEVVSQVLEEGKTFDLVVRFPEEMRSGAEAIGNVMFDTPTGQRVPLSQMARITIDRGPNTISRENVQRKIVVQANVAGRDLGSVVADIRSAVAERVTLPAGYHIEYGGQFEAQEESTRTLSALSLLSLAAIFLILYAEFRSTRTAALVMANLPLALIGGVAAVMLTGRVVSIASLVGFVTLFGIATRNGILLVSHYRQLLAEGVPFGEAVVRGSLERLSPIMMTALTAGLALIPLAIGGGKPGNELQTPMAIVILGGLLSSVVLNMVVLPALYWQFESKTFVPLETAATP, from the coding sequence ATGCTGAACAAGCTGATTGCCTGGTCGCTCAAGAACCGCGTCATGGTGCTTGCAGCGGCGACGCTGGCACTCATTGCAGGCGGATGGACCGCCTACCGCATGCCGGTGGATGTATTCCCTGATCTCACCGCTCCGACGGTGACGATTTTGACAGAAGCCCCCGGCATGGCTCCCGAGGAAGTGGAGGCGCTCGTCTCCTTTCCGATCGAGACCGCCGTCAACGGAGCGACCGGGGTCCGACGCGTCAGGTCGTCCACCGCTCAGGGAATCTCCGTTGTGTGGGTGGAGTTCGACTGGGGCATGGAGATTTTCCGAGCCCGGCAGATAGTCTCGGAAAAACTTCAGACCGTCGCGAGTGCACTTCCAACGGGAGTAGCGGCGCCTCTTCTCGCGCCCGTTTCCAGCGTGATGGGAGAGATCATGATGATCGGTCTCTCGGGTCCTCAGTCGCCACAGGATATCCGCACGGTCGCCGACTGGACGATCCGGCGCCGGCTCCTTGCGGTGCCGGGCGTCGCCCAGGTTGTTCCGATCGGCGGAGAGGTCAGGCAATACCAGGTACTGCCTGAGCCTGCGCGAATGATGTCAGCCGGCGTGACGCTGGACGAGATTCTGCGCGCGGCCGAGGGATCGAATCAGAACGCTTCCGGCGGCGTGTACATGGCGCAGGGACAGGAGTACGTCATCCGGGGAATCGGCCGCGTTCAGAGCGCGGACGACATCGCGAAGACAGTAGTCGCGGTGAAGGGAGGTATCCCGGTTCTACTCGGCCAGGTCGCTGACGTACGGATCGGAGCGGCGTCCAAATACGGTGACGGCTCCGTCAACGCAAGGCCGGCGGTCGTGCTGGCGGTGCAGAAGCAGCCGGGAGCGAACACGCTCGAGCTCACGCGACGCATCGAGTCGGAGCTGAGCGGGATGGAGCGAACGCTTCCCAAAGGGATGAAGGTGCACTCGGACCTGTTCCGGCAGGCAGATTTTATTTCCGTTGCCATCGAGAATGTGATCGCCGCCCTGAGGGACGGCGCGGTTTTCGTGGTCATCATCCTTTTCCTTTTCCTCTGGAACCTGAGAGCGACGGCCATTTCAATCGTGGCGATTCCACTGTCGCTGATGGTGGCCATCTTCGCCATGAAGATGCTGGGTATCACTATCAACACGATGACCCTCGGAGGGATGGCGATCGCCATCGGCGCGCTCGTAGACGACGCGATCATCGACGTGGAAAACGTGTTCCGGCGGCTGAAGGAGAATCATCACCTTCCGCCGGGCGAGCGGCGGCCGGTGCTCACCGTGGTCTACGAAGCGTCGAGGGAGATTCAGGCTTCAATCCTCAACGCTACGCTCATCATCATTGTCGTCTTTCTTCCCCTCTTCTTCCTCGGCGGAGTCGAAGGGCGGCTGCTGCGGCCCCTCGGCTTCGCCTACGTCGTCTCCATTCTTGCATCGCTGTTCGTCGCCGTCACCGTCACTCCGGTGCTGTGCTCCTACCTGCTTCCGAACGCGAAAGCTGTTCGCGATGAGAGCGAAAGTCGCGTCGTCACGTGGCTCAAGCAGCATTATTCCGGAATTCTCGAAAAAGTATTGAGCCACCCCAAACGGGTGCTATGGGGAGCCGTCGGAGCGCTCGGTGTCACGCTCGCCGCACTTCCGTTCCTCGGTTCAGCGTTCCTGCCCGAGTTCAACGAAGGCGCGCTGACGGTGTCTGTCGTGACCGTGCCCGGCACGTCTCTCGAGGAGGCGAACGGAATCGGCAGACGCGTCGAGCAGATTCTTCTCGCGAACGAGTCAGTGGACAACACCGACCGGCGGCAGGGAAGGGCCGAGCTCGACGAACATGCTCAAGGGGTGAACGCTGCGGAGATCGATGTCACGCTGAAGGAAGAGATCGACAAGGAAAAATTGTTCGAGGACCTTCGAAACGAATTCTCCGTGCTGCCGGGAACGAACGTCACCATTGGCCAGCCGATCGGTCACCGTATCGACCATATGCTGTCAGGAACGAGGGCCAATATCGCGGTGAAGATTTTCGGCTCTGATCTCTACCGATTGAGGCTTGTTGGCGCGCAGGTGCGTGACGTGATGCAGGGTGTGGAGGGCGTGGCTGATCTGCAACTCGAGCAGCAGATGGACGTGCCGCAGCTTCGCATCCGGGCGGACAGGACTGCACTTGCGCAGTACGGGATGAGCGTCGGAAACCTGGCGGAGGCGATCGATGTGGCATTCAACGGCGAGGTCGTTTCTCAGGTTCTCGAGGAAGGGAAAACCTTCGATCTCGTCGTGCGTTTCCCGGAGGAGATGCGTTCCGGAGCCGAAGCAATCGGCAACGTGATGTTCGATACGCCTACGGGGCAGCGAGTGCCGCTGTCGCAGATGGCCAGAATTACCATCGACCGTGGACCGAACACCATCTCGCGTGAAAACGTGCAGCGAAAGATCGTGGTCCAGGCAAACGTAGCGGGGCGCGACCTCGGTAGTGTCGTCGCGGACATAAGGAGCGCGGTCGCCGAACGAGTCACGCTTCCCGCGGGGTACCACATCGAATACGGCGGCCAGTTCGAGGCGCAGGAGGAGTCTACCAGGACACTGTCTGCGCTCTCACTTCTCTCGCTTGCCGCAATCTTTCTCATCCTCTACGCCGAATTCCGCTCGACGCGAACCGCGGCGCTTGTCATGGCAAATCTTCCGCTTGCCCTGATCGGTGGCGTGGCGGCAGTCATGCTCACGGGTCGTGTGGTAAGTATCGCGTCTCTTGTTGGGTTCGTGACGCTGTTTGGGATCGCCACGCGGAACGGGATATTGCTGGTGTCCCACTACAGGCAGCTTCTTGCCGAAGGTGTCCCCTTCGGCGAGGCGGTGGTCAGAGGCTCGCTGGAGCGGCTCTCGCCGATCATGATGACGGCGCTTACGGCCGGCCTTGCACTGATTCCGCTTGCAATCGGCGGCGGAAAGCCGGGTAACGAGCTTCAGACTCCGATGGCAATCGTGATTCTGGGAGGATTGCTCTCGAGTGTAGTGCTGAACATGGTGGTGCTTCCCGCTCTTTACTGGCAGTTCGAATCGAAGACTTTCGTACCGCTTGAAACGGCGGCCACGCCATGA
- a CDS encoding NAD(P)-dependent alcohol dehydrogenase — translation MINGASGGVGTFAVQIAKSFAAEVTGVCSTRNVEMVRSIGADPVIDYRRENFTEGEQRYDLILDNAGNHSLSAIRRVLRPKGRYVQVGGPDKGQWIGPMAAPLKAVLFSRFVSQKFVMFIARGNRDDMTTVSDLMEAGKVTPVIDRRYGLSEVADAIRYLEEGHARGKVVIVAERND, via the coding sequence TTGATCAACGGAGCATCGGGAGGTGTCGGCACGTTTGCGGTGCAAATCGCCAAATCATTCGCAGCAGAGGTGACCGGGGTTTGCAGTACGAGGAACGTGGAAATGGTCCGATCAATCGGCGCAGACCCCGTCATTGATTACAGGCGTGAGAACTTCACCGAGGGCGAGCAGCGCTACGACCTGATTCTCGACAACGCCGGCAACCATTCTCTGTCGGCAATCAGGCGTGTCTTGCGCCCGAAGGGGAGATACGTTCAGGTCGGGGGGCCTGACAAAGGTCAATGGATCGGACCGATGGCTGCTCCGCTCAAAGCGGTTCTGTTCTCGCGCTTCGTGAGTCAGAAGTTCGTGATGTTCATCGCGAGAGGGAACAGAGACGACATGACTACTGTGAGCGATCTAATGGAGGCCGGAAAGGTGACTCCGGTCATCGACCGACGTTACGGTTTGAGTGAGGTCGCGGACGCTATCCGGTATCTGGAGGAAGGACACGCTCGAGGAAAGGTCGTCATAGTAGCTGAGCGCAACGATTAG
- a CDS encoding TolC family protein, translating into MKTNTVPIVAMAALCCFAFPEISRSQSLARLSLDEAKAMARIASPELRAAREALEGARGRERQAGAFVNPALAYSTERTSGAGQTNRQQIVGLEQQIEIGGQRGARRNSAALRTRAAEARLESARTLVDFDVARSYALAVAADRRAALARQAAAAFTEAGRVSERRLAAGDISVYADRRLRLEAARYAALEGEANLVRRSARIALSALVSASADSIGVTAAVLTDSLPIAVSHLNVAAMQAAALRNRADYKAALLETEALAAEARLASRDRIPTPVLSGGFKTENSAGISESLNGFAGGLSFPIPLWDRRRGAIQAAGAEVRRAAAERESVRRRIAREVVEAYDALAAIEQQRATLAPQLGPQSAAALRSAQVAYDEGDITLIEWLDAVRAYHEAESAYSNLLAEFLIRRATLERVVSAPLTALLAIQQQLSTARDGQTLESERD; encoded by the coding sequence TTGAAAACCAACACCGTACCCATTGTGGCGATGGCGGCATTATGCTGCTTCGCATTCCCTGAGATTTCGCGATCGCAATCGCTGGCCCGCCTGTCCCTCGACGAGGCGAAAGCGATGGCGCGGATTGCGAGTCCGGAGCTCAGAGCAGCGCGAGAGGCGCTCGAAGGCGCGCGTGGCCGCGAGCGGCAAGCTGGCGCGTTCGTCAATCCGGCCCTTGCCTACTCTACCGAGCGCACCTCAGGAGCCGGTCAAACGAACCGTCAACAGATCGTCGGACTTGAGCAGCAGATCGAGATCGGTGGTCAGAGAGGCGCTCGAAGAAACTCGGCCGCCCTGCGCACACGCGCCGCCGAGGCGAGGCTCGAGTCCGCTCGCACTCTCGTTGACTTCGATGTGGCGAGATCCTACGCGCTGGCGGTCGCCGCTGATCGGCGGGCGGCCCTGGCTCGTCAAGCGGCGGCAGCGTTTACCGAAGCTGGAAGAGTGAGCGAGCGCCGGTTGGCGGCAGGCGACATCTCCGTCTACGCGGATCGTCGTCTACGTCTCGAGGCGGCGCGTTATGCGGCTCTCGAGGGCGAGGCAAATCTGGTCCGTCGCTCGGCTCGGATCGCATTGTCGGCTCTCGTTTCCGCCTCCGCCGATTCGATCGGAGTCACCGCGGCCGTCCTCACGGACTCACTACCAATTGCGGTGTCACACCTCAACGTGGCGGCCATGCAAGCCGCGGCCCTCCGCAATCGTGCCGACTACAAGGCTGCATTGCTGGAGACCGAAGCGCTCGCTGCGGAGGCACGGCTCGCTTCGCGCGACCGCATTCCGACACCGGTGTTGTCTGGTGGATTCAAGACTGAGAACTCCGCGGGCATATCTGAATCGCTCAACGGCTTCGCCGGAGGCCTCTCGTTCCCGATCCCGCTTTGGGATCGTCGAAGGGGCGCTATTCAAGCAGCCGGGGCAGAGGTGCGTCGGGCCGCAGCCGAAAGAGAGTCTGTGAGAAGGCGAATTGCTCGCGAAGTAGTCGAAGCCTACGACGCGCTCGCGGCGATCGAGCAACAGCGAGCGACGCTCGCCCCTCAGCTCGGCCCGCAATCAGCCGCGGCACTTCGCTCCGCCCAGGTCGCTTATGACGAAGGCGACATAACGCTTATCGAATGGCTCGATGCTGTGCGTGCGTATCACGAGGCGGAGTCAGCGTACTCGAATCTCCTGGCGGAGTTTCTGATTCGCCGTGCAACGCTCGAGCGCGTGGTCTCGGCGCCGCTGACAGCGCTCCTCGCAATCCAACAGCAACTCAGCACAGCGCGTGACGGGCAGACTCTGGAATCGGAGAGGGACTGA
- a CDS encoding efflux RND transporter periplasmic adaptor subunit — protein MNRETAVMHRHIARLSQLLIVITVFACSKADETDAAAEPAGGAITLWTDSTELFMEHPALIVGSPDRFAVHLTDITDFAPLRSGRITLRFKPRDGSAPVIVTQDTPRAPGIYGPAPDFKRPGVYDLTLLVESPQARDSLTVRGLKVYAKADEAPREVEGGETGISFLKEQQWKTPGFRTTFATSGDLSASFDATGVIESAAGKQAEVTAPIAGLVDAASVARSPTPGQRVRRGDVLAYMTPSLGEGGSAYAEARAALREAQAEYSRAKRLVEADAAPRRRLNEAENRLQAAREALAGFAGGGLMSGGRIPIRAPISGEVVRRNIALGGRLEAGSPLFTIVDPSIVSLRVNVPAAQASLITPRSGAGFTVEGAERRYEAAAVLSVGSVIDPASRTLPVIYQIPNSDGSIKVGQNARVQIQTGQRVSGVLIPVSAVLDEDGRPIAYVQPEGETFEKRELRFGGRQGDRVLVLEGIKSGERVVTGAAYQVKLASLSTSVPAHGHEH, from the coding sequence ATGAACAGAGAAACAGCAGTCATGCACCGTCATATCGCTCGTCTATCGCAGCTTTTGATCGTAATCACCGTGTTCGCTTGCTCGAAGGCGGACGAGACCGATGCTGCAGCCGAGCCGGCCGGCGGAGCGATCACGTTGTGGACTGACAGCACCGAGCTATTCATGGAGCATCCCGCTCTCATTGTTGGATCCCCTGACAGGTTCGCGGTGCATCTCACGGACATCACGGACTTTGCCCCCCTTCGTTCCGGGCGAATCACGCTTCGCTTCAAGCCCCGCGATGGCAGCGCACCCGTCATTGTGACGCAGGACACTCCTCGGGCGCCGGGGATATATGGTCCAGCTCCCGACTTCAAACGTCCGGGAGTCTACGATCTGACCCTGCTGGTCGAGAGTCCTCAGGCCCGCGACAGTCTCACAGTGAGGGGGCTCAAAGTCTATGCAAAAGCCGACGAGGCCCCACGCGAAGTGGAGGGCGGAGAGACGGGGATAAGCTTCCTCAAGGAGCAGCAATGGAAGACGCCCGGGTTCAGAACTACCTTCGCAACGAGCGGCGACCTGTCCGCCTCGTTCGACGCGACGGGCGTGATCGAATCGGCTGCGGGCAAACAGGCTGAGGTGACAGCTCCTATCGCCGGCCTCGTCGATGCAGCGAGCGTCGCCCGCTCACCAACGCCTGGCCAGCGCGTCAGGCGAGGCGATGTCCTCGCATATATGACTCCTTCGCTCGGAGAAGGAGGCAGCGCGTACGCGGAAGCCCGCGCCGCGCTCAGGGAGGCCCAAGCCGAATACTCACGGGCGAAACGGCTTGTTGAAGCAGATGCAGCGCCGAGGCGGAGACTCAACGAAGCGGAGAACCGGCTTCAGGCAGCTCGTGAAGCTCTTGCTGGATTCGCGGGCGGAGGACTGATGTCGGGAGGCCGCATACCGATTCGCGCTCCGATCTCGGGGGAAGTCGTTCGCCGCAACATTGCCCTCGGCGGTCGCCTCGAGGCAGGCTCTCCGCTCTTTACGATAGTTGATCCGTCGATTGTGTCACTCAGGGTCAATGTTCCCGCGGCTCAGGCATCGCTGATCACGCCACGGTCTGGCGCAGGGTTCACCGTCGAGGGGGCCGAGCGCCGCTACGAGGCGGCCGCGGTACTCTCTGTTGGGAGTGTGATCGACCCGGCATCGCGAACACTTCCCGTGATTTATCAGATCCCGAATTCAGACGGATCGATCAAGGTGGGCCAGAACGCCCGCGTACAGATCCAAACGGGGCAACGCGTGAGCGGGGTGTTGATTCCGGTGTCGGCGGTGCTGGACGAGGACGGTCGTCCGATTGCTTACGTGCAGCCGGAAGGCGAAACCTTCGAAAAACGGGAGCTCAGATTCGGAGGCCGACAGGGAGATCGCGTGCTCGTCCTCGAGGGAATCAAGTCAGGTGAGCGAGTAGTAACAGGCGCTGCGTATCAGGTGAAACTCGCCTCACTTTCTACGAGCGTGCCCGCGCACGGTCACGAGCACTAG
- a CDS encoding cation diffusion facilitator family transporter, with protein sequence MSGEEAGHGHTHGMVDPSITSNERGLWAIKWSFVGLAVTAAIQLVVVFISSSVALLADTIHNLGDAATAIPLGIAFLFARRPPTRRFTYGYGRVEDLAGLAIVLTILASAAVAAYQAIDRLMHPQLVTHLGWIMGASIIGFAGNELVAVFRIRVGREIGSAALIADGYHARTDGWTSLAVLVGALGVYFGYPKADPIIGLLITVAILFIVWQSGKTILSRMIDGVDAGVIDRLEHAAGHVPGVARVKDARARWIGHRMRAEVAVAVDPNLSVAEGHQIAKQVEEKLRLELDFLQSAIVHVDPMTESGEAYHHTPAERAEPNTDSVRDLGVREHGSDKEREPRHSHGDHGHSHQ encoded by the coding sequence ATGAGCGGGGAGGAAGCGGGTCACGGTCACACGCACGGCATGGTCGATCCGTCGATCACGAGTAACGAGCGCGGCTTGTGGGCGATCAAGTGGAGTTTTGTTGGCCTGGCGGTCACGGCCGCAATACAGCTCGTAGTCGTATTTATCTCGAGCAGCGTCGCCCTGCTTGCCGATACAATTCATAACCTCGGCGATGCCGCCACCGCGATCCCGCTCGGCATAGCGTTTCTGTTCGCCAGGCGGCCTCCGACGCGGCGGTTCACTTACGGATACGGGCGGGTCGAGGACCTTGCCGGTCTGGCGATTGTCCTGACCATTCTCGCGAGCGCGGCGGTTGCGGCCTACCAGGCCATAGATCGTCTGATGCATCCACAACTTGTCACCCACCTGGGTTGGATCATGGGGGCGTCGATTATCGGATTTGCAGGAAATGAGCTCGTGGCGGTGTTTCGAATCCGCGTGGGCCGTGAGATCGGGAGCGCTGCACTTATCGCTGACGGATATCACGCCCGAACCGATGGCTGGACGAGCCTGGCGGTGCTTGTGGGAGCACTCGGTGTCTATTTCGGCTATCCCAAGGCGGACCCCATCATCGGGCTCCTCATCACGGTCGCTATTCTGTTCATCGTGTGGCAATCAGGGAAGACCATCCTCAGCCGCATGATTGACGGCGTGGATGCCGGCGTAATTGATCGGCTGGAACATGCCGCCGGCCACGTGCCGGGGGTTGCGCGGGTGAAAGACGCACGGGCGCGGTGGATCGGGCACCGGATGAGAGCCGAGGTCGCCGTAGCGGTCGATCCGAATCTCAGCGTGGCCGAGGGGCACCAGATAGCGAAACAGGTTGAGGAAAAGCTGCGGCTCGAGCTCGATTTTCTTCAGTCGGCGATCGTCCATGTTGATCCGATGACTGAATCCGGCGAGGCTTATCATCATACTCCGGCCGAGCGAGCGGAGCCAAACACCGACTCGGTGCGCGATCTTGGGGTACGTGAGCATGGTTCAGATAAGGAGCGCGAGCCTCGACACTCCCATGGTGACCATGGCCATTCGCACCAGTAG